The following are from one region of the Nicotiana tomentosiformis chromosome 7, ASM39032v3, whole genome shotgun sequence genome:
- the LOC104092588 gene encoding reticulon-like protein B8, with the protein MPEKITAEALLNNIVESIADGLSKQKSGSFFEEEKSSSVNAQLNRLFGRQKPVHHILGGGRSADVLLWRNKKISAGVLASATAIWVLFEWLNYNFLSLVCFALVIGMIAQFLWKNASGIMNRSPAKVPRLVLPDDLFISIAKSIGAEVNRGLRFLQDVACGGNIKQFLVVVVSLWVAAIVGSWCNFLTVLYIGFVAAHTLPVLYERYDDKVDGFVYNALERLQGHYKKLDRGILSRIPTGKFRLKKFE; encoded by the exons ATGCCTGAGAAAATTACAGCTGAGGCTCTTCTGAACAACATTGTGGAATCAATTGCTGATGGGCTGTCGAAGCAGAAGTCGGGGTCCTTCTTTGAAGAGGAGAAATCAAGCTCGGTTAATGCTCAGCTCAATAGGCTATTTGGCCGTCAAAAGCCAGTACACCATATCTTAGGTGGAGGCAGAT CTGCTGACGTGCTGTTATGGAGAAACAAGAAAATCTCAGCTGGTGTTTTAGCCAGTGCCACAGCCATCTGGGTGCTATTTGAGTGGCTGAACTACAATTTTCTTTCACTTGTATGCTTTGCTCTTGTCATCGGTATGATTGCTCAGTTTCTTTGGAAAAATGCCTCTGGCATAATGAACAG GTCTCCAGCTAAAGTTCCTCGTCTTGTCTTACCTGATGACCTTTTCATCAGCATTGCCAAGTCTATAGGTGCTGAAGTAAACCGTGGTTTGCGCTTCCTTCAAGATGTTGCCTGTGGGGGTAACATCAAACAATTCTTAGTG GTTGTGGTGAGCTTATGGGTTGCTGCTATTGTTGGAAGCTGGTGCAATTTTTTGACTGTTCTGTATATTG GCTTTGTTGCTGCGCACACGCTCCCAGTGCTGTATGAAAGATATGATGATAAAGTTGATGGCTTTGTATATAATGCCCTCGAGCGGCTTCAAGGCCATTACAAAAAGCTGGATCGTGGTATCCTCAGCAGAATCCCGACGGGCAAATTCAGGCTAAAGAAGTTTGAATAG
- the LOC104092587 gene encoding F-box/kelch-repeat protein At3g23880-like produces the protein MKKQEKNERIYIKGAMNLPEDVIFEILTRLPVTSLIRFKCVCKLWYSLIKNPNLISKHLQNLSRKKNYVRLLISRRGNITNKRVVSLSINDTLDVFINQDFPSYFNDKFGHVRLIGPCNGIVCLCGYPDNIVIWNPSIRDYKILPQSQIQRLVGSTVRGSDFGLGFDSKRNDYKVIQILFCLSNDRVVVYQVEIYSLNENIWKKYNGIVPAKIKYGYISWSMIYKNEIFCWLAQNGDNNEVILSFNMSEETFENTPLPSNIGVFGEQEIRNIWVIVPLNESISLIVYCLKQVEKYFDIWVTNELGVKNCWTKLQRIGPLSKVERPLGFWKNGEFILENSNGQLVIYDPANQEVKTLGFYGKRGRLELVVYKESLISVN, from the coding sequence atgaaAAAACAGGAGAAAAACGAGAGAATATATATTAAAGGGGCAATGAATCTACCTGAAGATGTAATTTTCGAGATTTTGACAAGACTGCCTGTAACTTCTTTGATTAGGTTCAAATGTGTCTGCAAATTATGGTATTCTCTTATCAAGAACCCTAATCTCATATCAAAGCATTTGCAAAATCTGAGCAGGAAAAAAAATTACGTTCGTTTGTTAATTAGTCGCCGCGGAAATATTACAAATAAAAGGGTGGTCTCATTATCGATTAATGACACATTAGATGTGTTTATTAATCAAGATTTTCCATCATATTTCAATGATAAATTTGGTCACGTTCGACTTATTGGTCCATGTAATGGAATTGTTTGTTTATGTGGATATCCAGATAATATTGTTATATGGAATCCTTCAATTAGAGATTACAAAATATTGCCTCAATCACAAATTCAACGTCTAGTTGGTTCAACAGTACGTGGAAGTGATTTTGGATTAGGGTTTGATTCCAAAAGAAATGATTATAAGGTAATACAAATTTTATTTTGTCTTTCAAATGATCGTGTTGTTGTTTATCAAGTTGAGATATATTCGTTAAATGAAAATATTTGGAAAAAGTATAATGGGATTGTACCAGCTAAAATAAAGTATGGTTATATATCTTGGAGTATGatatataaaaatgagattttttgtTGGTTAGCTCAAAATGGTGATAATAATGAGGTGATTCTTTCATTTAATATGAGTGAAGAGACTTTTGAAAATACACCATTACCATCAAATATTGGAGTTTTTGGggagcaagaaattagaaatatTTGGGTGATTGTACCATTAAATGAGTCAATTTCTCTTATTGTTTATTGTTTGAAACAAGTGGAGAAATATTTTGATATTTGGGTGACAAATGAATTGGGAGTTAAAAATTGTTGGACTAAACTGCAAAGAATTGGCCCTCTTTCAAAGGTGGAGAGGCCTTTAGGGTTTTGGAAAAATGGTGAGTTTATTTTGGAAAATAGCAATGGACAATTGGTGATTTATGATCCTGCAAATCAAGAAGTGAAGACACTTGGCTTTTATGGGAAAAGAGGCAGACTTGAGTTGGTTGTTTATAAGGAGAGTTTAATTTCAGTCAATTGA